In Oryza brachyantha chromosome 2, ObraRS2, whole genome shotgun sequence, a single window of DNA contains:
- the LOC102703561 gene encoding testis-expressed protein 2-like, whose product MAVAFLLGFLLGLLALAAAEAAALLWLLRRLRRRDAAPPPAQDADELPGERPFPYEKQGFLWILEPEKTPKANTERSSIGGPKEAKDKKNIVEVFPSKKSAKIKGHSLILSGPDGFQTTIKLLNCTVFAVSASSMQSRKWAKRYPIKLESKEYQIYNGSKACYLYAETSWEKESWCKALRLAATADKEKLSWHANLSKEFCNYISSLNSEYPCFLKPAVFSGEDHEVIDRTIKTDGSSKVRLFLKKLAKKASTKVPLEGKTSSGSSAQGERKMLDKLRSYQGTPFIEGLIGSQDDKSNSSSSQDTVKPSPPTPALSQTGQPSAFPDVNADDRIADEGTLCWNLLSSRLFFDAKMSDEINKAIKARIQRTLSSMRTPAYVGDITLADFRLGNLPPYVHAMRVLPLDLNELWAFEVDFEYSSGILLHIETRLEVQEPELQKDIMKSNFGTDSNGEVESDLLESIEQYGNQFRDPQKSVSSVEEKDETDGNQPKSTGWTSTYITRWKNIVHSIADHVSQVPLSLAIKISSVRGVLRVHVKPPPSDQLWYGFTSMPDLEWDIESSIGDRKITNSHIGSLIGNRFKASLRDSLVLPNCESIPIPFMLAEKDDWVPRKDAPFIWLNREPTETRSHAATVTPTQPEEVTLKDDASNKIAAPSLGNSSARSEEALETATPIEEPSQMPVVAADASHELRKSPLAPAGEASPSSPDTIDELRRPLLITEKIQEEDSDSRMGSPSAPYTSLRGIVPAGEQAGDESKRKGGRRARMMDFGKKMGDKLEEKRRHIEEKGRHIVEKMRENARTNSFERSMTGSSTSNS is encoded by the exons ATGGCTGTCGCCTTCCTGCTCGGcttcctcctcggcctcctggctctggcggcggcggaggctgccGCGCTCCTCtggctcctccgccgcctccgccgccgggacgctgccccgccgcccgcgcaGGACGCCGATGAGCTCCCCGGCGAGCGCCCCTTCCCGTACGAGAAGCAG GGCTTTCTGTGGATACTAGAGCCAGAAAAGACACCGAAAGCTAATACTGAGCGCTCTTCAATTGGAGGCCCTAAAGAAGCGAAGGACAAAAAGAATATCGTGGAAGTTTTCCCTTCAAAGAAGTCAGCTAAAATCAAAGGGCATTCACTTATTTTGTCTGGCCCTGATGGCTTCCAGACAACCATTAAGCTTCTGAATTGCACAGTATTTGCCGTCTCAGCATCAAGTATGCAATCACGCAAATG GGCTAAAAGATATCCTATTAAACTGGAAAGCAAGGaatatcaaatttataatggaaGCAAGGCATGCTATCTTTATGCTGAAACTTCCTGGGAGAAGGAATCATGGTGTAAAGCACTTCGCCTTGCAGCTACTGCTGACAAGGAGAAATTGAGTTGGCATGCCAATCTGAGCAAGGAGTTCTGTAATTACATATCATCATTAAATTCTGAATACCCATGTTTCCTAAAGCCTGCAGTATTTTCTGGTGAGGACCATGAGGTTATAGACAGGACAATAAAGACTGATGGGTCTTCCAAGGTCCGTCTTTTCCTCAAAAAGCTCGCAAAGAAGGCATCTACAAAGGTTCCGCTAGAGGGTAAGACAAGTTCAGGATCATCTGCacaaggagaaagaaagatgCTGGATAAATTACGCAGTTATCAGGGCACACCGTTTATTGAAGGATTAATTGGTTCACAAGATGACAAGTCCAATAGCAGTTCATCACAGGACACAGTGAAACCCAGTCCCCCAACTCCTGCTTTGAGCCAAACTGGACAGCCTTCAGCTTTTCCTGATGTTAATGCAGATGATAGAATTGCAGATGAAGGTACACTTTGTTGGAACCTTTTGTCTTCACGGTTGTTTTTTGATGCTAAAATGAGCGATGAGATAAACAAGGCCATCAAAGCACGCATTCAG CGAACATTATCAAGTATGAGGACCCCAGCTTATGTTGGTGACATCACACTTGCTGACTTCCGCCTTGGAAACCTTCCACCTTATGTACACGCAATGAGAGTACTTCCACTTGATTTGAATGAGTTATGGgcttttgaagttgattttgaatatTCTAGTGGAATACTATTGCACATTGAAACAAGACTTGAGGTTCAAGAACCAGAGTTACAGAAGGACATAATGAAAAGCAACTTTGGTACAGACTCAAATGGAGAGGTTGAATCAGATCTTCTCGAGAGTATTGAACAATACGGTAACCAATTTAGAGACCCTCAAAAATCAGTTTCCTCAgttgaagaaaaagatgaaacaG ATGGTAATCAGCCCAAGAGCACTGGATGGACATCAACTTATATAACAAGGTGGAAAAATATAGTGCATTCCATAGCAGATCATGTCTCACAG GTGCCGCTTTCTCTGGCGATAAAAATTTCATCTGTTCGAGGTGTCCTGCGTGTGCATGTGAAACCTCCTCCTTCTGATCAACTCTGGTATGGGTTTACATCAATGCCTGATTTAGAATGGGACATCGAATCTTCTATTGGTGATAGGAAAATTACCAACAGTCACATTGGTTCGCTTATCGGCAACAGATTCAAG GCTTCACTCCGTGACAGTTTGGTGCTTCCAAATTGTGAAAGTATTCCCATACCATTTATGTTGGCAGAAAAGGATGACTGGGTACCTCGCAAGGATGCACCTTTTATTTGGCTGAACCGTGAGCCCACTGAGACCAGAAGCCACGCTGCAACCGTTACGCCAACCCAGCCTGAGGAAGTTACTCTGAAGGATGATGCTAGTAACAAAATTGCGGCTCCAAGTTTGGGCAATTCGTCAGCAAGAAGTGAGGAAGCACTTGAAACAGCAACACCCATTGAGGAACCAAGCCAAATGCCTGTGGTGGCAGCAGATGCATCGCATGAGCTGAGGAAGTCTCCCTTGGCTCCAGCTGGTGAAGCGTCCCCTTCCAGTCCTGACACAATTGATGAGTTGAGGAGGCCATTGCTGATCACAGAAAAGATTCAGGAAGAGGATTCTGACAGCAGAATGGGATCTCCCTCTGCCCCGTACACATCTCTGAGGGGGATAGTGCCTGCAGGGGAGCAGGCTGGAGACGAGTCGAAGCGAAAAGGCGGTAGGCGGGCTCGGATGATGGACTTTGGGAAGAAGATGGGAGACAAGCTTGAGGAGAAGAGGCGGCACATTGAAGAGAAGGGGCGGCATATCGTGGAGAAGATGCGTGAGAATGCCAGGACCAACAGCTTCGAGAGATCAATGACTGGTAGCAGCACTAGcaatagctag
- the LOC121053219 gene encoding uncharacterized protein LOC121053219 — translation MGRLGAYNSSNLQLANSMLDYDPSYDSDQASGVMPSSFHDIGDVEFQDNWGRVWVDLGTSDYLGLDVLLNCLTQLSSEHLGIKQVVFGGKKMGDWEEGMTNSDYGYKHFKI, via the exons ATGGGAAGATTAGGAGCTTACAACTCTTCAAATTTGCAG CTAGCCAATTCAATGCTGGACTATGACCCTTCATATGATTCTGATCAAGCTTCTGGGGTGATGCCTTCATCTTTCCATGATATCGGTGATGTCGAATTCCAAGACAATTGGGGCAGAGTTTG GGTGGACCTTGGGACATCAGATTATCTTGGATTGGATGTATTACTCAACTGTCTTACACAGTTAAGCTCAGA GCATCTGGGCATCAAACAAGTGGTATTTGGTGGCAAAAAGATGGGCGACTGGGAAGAGGGGATGACGAACTCTGATTACGGATACAAACACTTCAAGATATAG
- the LOC102708412 gene encoding uncharacterized protein LOC102708412 translates to MMPPLPKPLLCLLVTPVPPPPRLRFRRLTATAASDNAAAASGTTARERRLAKVREDRRRRQHEQDHTYPGWARVLENACKDDDELRAILGDSIGNPELMKQRIQERVRKKGRMQFNKSKTGSIVAFKVSFRDFNPLNSFIWFELFGEPTDRDVDLLGGVK, encoded by the exons ATGATGCCGCCATTACCTAAGCCCCTACTATGCCTCCTCGTCACCCCggtcccgcctcctcctcgcctccgctTCCGCCGCCTTACCGCCACAGCTGCCTCCGacaatgccgccgccgcgtccggcaCCACGGCGAGGGAGCGCCGCCTCGCCAAGGTGCGGgaggaccgccgccgccgtcagcaCGAGCAAGACCACACCTACCCCGGCTGGGCCAG GGTTCTGGAGAATGCCTGCAAGGATGACGACGAGCTTCGTGCCATTCTGGGTGATAGCATCGGGAACCCAGAGCTCATGAAGCAAAGG ATCCAAGAAAGGGTGCGCAAGAAAGGCAGGATGCAATTCAACAAATCCAAGACTGGGTCTATTGTTGCTTTTAAAGTTAGCTTCCGAGA CTTCAACCCACTAAATTCTTTCATTTGGTTTGAACTCTTTGGAGAACCAACAGATCGGGATGTTGATCTTCTTGGCGGTGTAAAGTGA
- the LOC102703846 gene encoding pentatricopeptide repeat-containing protein At5g38730 has translation MAPPPPAGTEAVCAALIKSTLTQDHLHLLAASPSLLAAVLHRLSPLPSAALAFFRSLPPPHPLDASLALLRLLAPHPRHHPSARSLLHDLSLRHPLSSPLLLPSLLADADPHIPSWLLLVLSQSARPHDAVRLFDHMRARSIVPDPHACSALLTALARSRMTATARKVFDDMTRSGVAMNTHVYNAMLHVCLKSGDAALAESLMTRMDAAGVPLDRFSFNTMIALYCRKGMQYEAMCVRERMENEGVKADVVTWNSFIHGLSKEGRVKEAAQLLREMTAAGVAPDHVTYTTLVDGYCRAGDLGEAIRLREEMETMGMLPGVATYNAILRKLCEDGKMKEVNVLLNEMDETKVQADHVTCNTLINAYCKRGDMTSACKVKRQMMESGLQLDHFTYKALIHGFCKANQLDEAKETLFEMMGAGFSPNYSVLSWIVDGFCKKNNAIALLAIPDELTKRGFPPDKAVYRSLIRRLCKKGFIDLAGKVFNEMLGQGLEVDCLIYATLACAYLAAGKSGAALDTLNEMARKQLHITPQIYNCMCTSYADEKESLNMLWVHAIERGLITKSVYKTMHQARMKSSNSAV, from the exons atggcgccgccgcctcccgccggcACCGAGGCCGTCTGCGCCGCACTCATCAAATCCACATTAACGCAGGACCACCTCCACCTGCTCGCCGCCTcaccctccctcctcgccgccgtgctccaCCGCCtctctccgctcccctccgccgcacTCGCCTTCTTCCGCTCCCTGCCTCCGCCCCACCCGCTCGACGCCTccctcgccctcctccgcctcctcgccccccacccgcgccaccacccctccgcccgctccctcctccacgacctctccctccgccacccgctctcctccccgctcctcctcccctccctcctcgccgacgccgacccCCACATCCCCAGCtggctcctcctcgtcctctccCAGTCCGCCCGCCCGCACGATGCCGTCCGGCTCTTCGACCACATGCGCGCGCGCTCGATCGTCCCCGATCCGCACGCCTGCTCCGCGCTCCTCACCGCGCTGGCGAGGTCCCGGATGACTGCCACCGCCCGCAAGGTGTTCGACGACATGACGCGGTCCGGGGTTGCCATGAACACGCACGTCTACAACGCCATGCTGCACGTGTGCTTGAAGTCCGGGGACGCCGCGCTTGCTGAGTCTCTCATGACGAGGATGGATGCCGCCGGTGTGCCTCTTGATAGGTTCTCCTTCAACACCATGATCGCGCTCTACTGCAGGAAGGGAATGCAGTATGAGGCCATGTGCGTTCGGGAGCGGATGGAGAATGAGGGGGTCAAGGCTGATGTTGTCACATGGAACTCCTTCATCCATGGCTTGTCTAAGGAGGGCAGGGTGAAGGAGGCAGCTCAGCTGCTTAGGGAGATGACGGCAGCAGGGGTGGCACCGGACCATGTGACATACACCACGCTTGTTGATGGGTACTGCCGAGCAGGTGATTTGGGGGAGGCCATCAGGCTGCGAGAGGAGATGGAGACAATGGGGATGCTACCAGGCGTCGCAACATACAATGCGATTCTCAGGAAGCTATGTGAAGATGGTAAGATGAAGGAGGTCAATGTGTTGCTTAATGAGATGGATGAGACCAAGGTGCAGGCTGATCATGTAACTTGCAACACGCTGATCAACGCTTACTGCAAGAGGGGGGACATGACCTCAGCATGCAAGGTGAAAAGACAGATGATGGAGTCTGGGCTGCAGTTGGATCATTTCACTTACAAGGCTCTTATCCATGGATTCTGTAAGGCCAATCAGCTGGATGAAGCCAAGGAAACCTTGTTTGAGATGATGGGTGCAG GATTTTCACCCAATTATAGTGTGTTGTCATGGATTGTGGATGGTTTCTGCAAGAAGAATAATGCAATTGCACTTCTAGCCATTCCGGATGAACTTACGAAAAGAGGTTTTCCACCAGATAAAGCAGTATATAGGTCTCTTATCCGAAGGCTATGCAAGAAAGGGTTTATTGATCTTGCCGGGAAGGTGTTCAATGAAATGCTAGGCCAAGGCCTAGAAGTTGACTGTCTTATTTATGCTACACTTGCATGTGCATATTTGGCTGCCGGAAAGTCAGGTGCTGCTTTGGATACCTTGAATGAGATGGCGAGGAAGCAATTGCACATAACACCCCAGATTTACAACTGTATGTGTACCTCTTATGCTGATGAGAAGGAATCGCTTAATATGCTCTGGGTTCACGCCATTGAGAGAGGTCTAATCACTAAGAGTGTATACAAAACGATGCACCAAGCAAGGATGAAATCTTCAAATTCTGCAGTCTAG
- the LOC102708690 gene encoding signal peptidase complex catalytic subunit SEC11C-like isoform X2 produces the protein MEFMVVEPIRIRHALLQIFTLGMVITSALIIWKGLVVMTGSESPVVVVLSESMEPGFERGDILFLHMTKDPIRTGEIVVYNDGREIPIVHRVIEVHERRDSAQVDVLTKDDRMLYTNGQLWLQQHHIMGRAVGYLPKVGWVTLVMTEKPVIKYLLIAALGLLLITSPE, from the exons ATGGAGTTCATGGTCGTCGAGCCGATCCGGATCCGCCACGCGCTCCTCCAGATCTTCACCCTTG GGATGGTTATCACCTCTGCATTGATCATATGGAAAGGATTGGTTGTCATGACGGGGAGTGAATCACCAGTAGTGGTGGTTCTATCTGAAAGCATGGAGCCTGGATTTGAAAGG GGTGATATCCTGTTTCTACACATGACCAAAGACCCTATACGCACTGGAGAAATAGTTGTTTACAATGAC GGCCGTGAAATTCCAATTGTCCATCGTGTGATTGAG GTTCACGAAAGGCGAGATTCTGCCCAAGTTGATGTCCTCACAAAAG ATGACCGAATGCTTTACACAAATGGGCAGCTCTGGCTTCAGCAACACCACATCATGGGACGAGCCGTGGG CTATCTACCCAAAGTTGGCTGGGTTACATTGGTCATGACTGAGAAACCAGTTATCAAG TACCTTCTGATCGCTGCGTTGGGGCTGCTACTGATCACATCACCGGAGTAG
- the LOC102708690 gene encoding signal peptidase complex catalytic subunit SEC11C-like isoform X1 — protein MEFMVVEPIRIRHALLQIFTLGMVITSALIIWKGLVVMTGSESPVVVVLSESMEPGFERGDILFLHMTKDPIRTGEIVVYNDGREIPIVHRVIEVHERRDSAQVDVLTKGDNNDEDDRMLYTNGQLWLQQHHIMGRAVGYLPKVGWVTLVMTEKPVIKYLLIAALGLLLITSPE, from the exons ATGGAGTTCATGGTCGTCGAGCCGATCCGGATCCGCCACGCGCTCCTCCAGATCTTCACCCTTG GGATGGTTATCACCTCTGCATTGATCATATGGAAAGGATTGGTTGTCATGACGGGGAGTGAATCACCAGTAGTGGTGGTTCTATCTGAAAGCATGGAGCCTGGATTTGAAAGG GGTGATATCCTGTTTCTACACATGACCAAAGACCCTATACGCACTGGAGAAATAGTTGTTTACAATGAC GGCCGTGAAATTCCAATTGTCCATCGTGTGATTGAG GTTCACGAAAGGCGAGATTCTGCCCAAGTTGATGTCCTCACAAAAG GTGACAACAATGATGAAGATGACCGAATGCTTTACACAAATGGGCAGCTCTGGCTTCAGCAACACCACATCATGGGACGAGCCGTGGG CTATCTACCCAAAGTTGGCTGGGTTACATTGGTCATGACTGAGAAACCAGTTATCAAG TACCTTCTGATCGCTGCGTTGGGGCTGCTACTGATCACATCACCGGAGTAG
- the LOC102704126 gene encoding uncharacterized protein LOC102704126: MGCFSSKPNDAGAIRRRPGSIGEVAVFVPGLRVPEISEELPLGDGLPRRLTERLAALRNRIVAMAAQEALYMTKPSWRISITQHGGSKSADLLQTLEDYLPTLLALVKDGSELEDKIQFAWMNQEDDAEDTSMPSAWYEVLSVLHLMALLRLSQANSLLVPKTSIEGYHAKVSEENKRASVEIFLKAAGYLECAIQHVLPKMSPEKRKGLPVDLAEGILKAICMQALGQAIDVQLGLAIDSPKATLAVKRRLACEMVKCWQQAHESISDLPLLDGWAEKHRLFVTWKHTEAKAAAYYYHGLIIDEGNSEKCHRTAVAALQSAEEFLEESRAACEAFHAASPVSRCPPVWGSMRYLHEKIQKESSCKVRINKDLYTSDRMIHESSGVPALPDFAVALKPEEYRLPLLALAD; the protein is encoded by the exons ATGGGGTGTTTCAGTTCCAAGCCAAACGATGCCGGTGCGATCAGAAGAAGACCCGGGAGCATAGGCGAGGTGGCCGTGTTCGTGCCCGGATTGCGAGTTCCTGAGATCTCGGAGGAGCTGCCGCTAGGTGACGGCCTCCCAAGGAGGCTCACCGAGCGCCTGGCTGCGTTGAGGAACCGGATAGTTGCCATGGCTGCTCAAGAGGCACTATACATGACCAAGCCCAGCTGGAGGATCAGTATCACTCAGCATG GGGGGTCTAAGTCAGCTGATCTTCTGCAGACCTTGGAGGATTACTTGCCTACTCTTCTTGCCCTTGTAAAAGATG GGAGCGAGTTGGAAGACAAGATACAGTTTGCATGGATGAACCAAGAGGATGATGCAGAG GACACGTCAATGCCTAGTGCTTGGTATGAGGTGCTATCGGTTCTACACTTGATGGCTCTGCTGCGTTTGTCCCAAGCAAATTCTCTGCTTGTTCCAAAGACATCCATTGAGGGATACCATGCTAAGGTATCTGAAG AAAACAAACGAGCTTCAGTAGAAATATTTCTCAAGGCAGCTGGGTACTTGGAGTGTGCTATCCAGCACGTTCTACCTAAGATGTCGCCTGAAAAAAG GAAAGGTCTTCCTGTGGACTTGGCTGAAGGAATTCTGAAAGCTATCTGCATGCAAGCTCTTGGTCAA GCAATTGATGTTCAACTTGGATTGGCAATTGACAGTCCAAAGGCTACCCTGGCAGTGAAGAGGAGGCTGGCATGTGAGATGGTCAAGTGCTGGCAGCAG GCGCATGAAAGCATTTCAGACCTGCCCCTACTTGATGGCTGGGCCGAAAAGCACAGGCTCTTTGTTACATGGAAGCACACAGAAGCAAAA GCTGCAGCATACTACTATCATGGACTTATCATTGATGAAGGAAACAGTGAGAAATGTCACAGGACGGCGGTGGCAGCGTTGCAATCAGCAGAGGAGTTCCTCGAGGAGAGCAGAGCTGCCTGTGAGGCCTTCCATGCAGCGTCTCCTGTTTCAAG ATGCCCTCCTGTGTGGGGGTCGATGAGGTACCTCCATGAGAAGATCCAGAAGGAGTCGTCGTGCAAAGTTCGGATCAATAAGGACCTCTACACCAGCGACAGGATGATCCATGAGAGTAGCGGCGTGCCGGCGCTGCCGGACTTCGCCGTCGCTCTCAAACCCGAGGAGTATCGCCTTCCTCTCCTCGCTCTTGCAGACTAA